A genomic window from Brassica oleracea var. oleracea cultivar TO1000 chromosome C8, BOL, whole genome shotgun sequence includes:
- the LOC106307342 gene encoding factor of DNA methylation 1-like isoform X1, whose amino-acid sequence MDVPPPPDEESEISESEIDDYSQKPYLKLQTGHYKVKKVNGTLRCPFCSGKKKQDYKYKELMAHASGVSKGSVSRSAKQKANHLALAKYLETELAGSGHAEPLPRRPQLKETEPKPGEVYVWPWMGIVMNPLKETDDDKEVILDSGYWLKRLSRFKPVDVNVFLVQKDCVVAVVAEFNSDWSGFASATELEKEFEREGCSKKEWVEKRGDSESKAYGWCARAEDYNSEGPIGEYLSKEGKLRTVSDISQEKAEDRNSVLEELSSMIAMTNEDLNKVQYSYNETAMLLKRVKDQKKNLDEAYAEETKKMHQMSIRSIQKILEDKERLSNELEAKMLRLKNWSKELEKKETLTELERQKLDEEKKKNDAMNISLKLASHEQEKADQNVLRLLEEHKRQKDEAMGKILELKTQLDTRQTLEMEIQELKGKLQVMKHLGDVGTVSVSVNEVVDEEDEKLKKLKGEWGEEVHDAVKTALEEMDEYNPSGRYSTPELWNFEAGRKATLKEVISFISNDMKPVKRKRT is encoded by the exons ATGGATGTTCCACCTCCACCTGATGAAGAGTCCGAGATCAGCGAGTCAGAGATCGATGACTACTCCCAAAAACCCTACCTGAAACTCCAAACCGGGCATTACAAGGTTAAGAAGGTGAACGGAACGCTGAGATGCCCCTTTTGTTCAGGCAAGAAGAAGCAAGACTACAAATACAAGGAGCTGATGGCGCATGCTTCTGGTGTCTCCAAAGGATCCGTCAGCAGAAGTGCTAAACAGAAGGCTAATCATCTCGCCTTGGCTAAGTACTTAGAGACCGAACTTGCTGGTAGTGGTCATGCAGAGCCTCTTCCACGACGCCCTCAGTTAAAAGAGACAGAACCAAAACCGGGTGAGGTTTACGTCTGGCCGTGGATGGGGATTGTGATGAATCCTTTGAAAGAAACTGATGACGACAAGGAGGTTATACTCGATTCGGGGTATTGGTTGAAGCGTCTTTCTAGGTTCAAGCCTGTTGATGTGAATGTGTTCTTGGTTCAAAAAGATTGTGTT GTTGCGGTTGTTGCTGAGTTTAACAGCGACTGGAGTGGGTTTGCGAGTGCGACAGAGCTTGAGAAGGAGTTTGAGAGGGAAGGCTGCAGCAAAAAGGAGTGGGTAGAGAAGAGGGGAGATTCTGAGTCCAAGGCTTATGGATGGTGCGCACGTGCGGAAGACTATAACTCTGAAGGACCCATCGGTGAGTACCTCTCCAAGGAGGGGAAGCTAAGAACCGTTTCAGATATCTCTCAAGAAAAAGCTGAGGATAGAAACAGTGTTCTTGAAGAACTCTCGAGTATGATCGCTATGACTAATGAGGATCTGAACAAGGTTCAGTACAGTTACAACGAGACGGCTATGTTACTGAAGAGGGTCAAGGACCAGAAGAAAAACTTGGACGAAGCTTATGCAGAAG AAACAAAGAAGATGCATCAGATGTCGATTCGCAGTATCCAGAAGATCCTTGAAGATAAAGAGAGGCTAAGCAATGAACTGGAAGCAAAGATGCTGAGACTAAAGAACTGGTCCAAAGAGTTGGAGAAAAAGGAAACACTAACTGAACTGGAGAGACAAAAGTTGGATGAAGAGAAGAAAAAG AATGATGCTATGAACATTTCCCTCAAGTTAGCCTCCCATGAGCAGGAGAAGGCTGACCAGAACGTTTTGAGGCTTTTGGAAGAGCATAAG AGGCAAAAAGATGAGGCTATGGGCAAGATCCTTGAGCTTAAGACACAGCTAGACACCAGACAGACACTGGAAATGGAGATCCAGGAGCTGAAAGGCAAATTACAAGTGATGAAGCATTTGGGGGATGTTGGTACTGTCAGTGTTTCTGTCAAT GAAGTGGTCGACGAAGAGGATGAGAAGCTGAAGAAGCTTAAAGGCGAGTGGGGAGAAGAGGTGCACGACGCTGTTAAAACAGCTCTGGAGGAAATGGATGAGTATAATCCAAGTGGTCGATACAGCACCCCAGAACTTTGGAATTTCGAAGCAGGAAGGAAAGCAACATTGAAGGAAGTGATTAGTTTCATTTCCAACGATATGAAACCTGTGAAACGCAAAAGAACCTGA
- the LOC106307342 gene encoding factor of DNA methylation 1-like isoform X2, with product MDVPPPPDEESEISESEIDDYSQKPYLKLQTGHYKVKKVNGTLRCPFCSGKKKQDYKYKELMAHASGVSKGSVSRSAKQKANHLALAKYLETELAGSGHAEPLPRRPQLKETEPKPGEVYVWPWMGIVMNPLKETDDDKEVILDSGYWLKRLSRFKPVDVNVFLVQKDCVVAVVAEFNSDWSGFASATELEKEFEREGCSKKEWVEKRGDSESKAYGWCARAEDYNSEGPIGEYLSKEGKLRTVSDISQEKAEDRNSVLEELSSMIAMTNEDLNKVQYSYNETAMLLKRVKDQKKNLDEAYAEETKKMHQMSIRSIQKILEDKERLSNELEAKMLRLKNWSKELEKKETLTELERQKLDEEKKKNDAMNISLKLASHEQEKADQNVLRLLEEHKRQKDEAMGKILELKTQLDTRQTLEMEIQELKGKLQVMKHLGDVGTEVVDEEDEKLKKLKGEWGEEVHDAVKTALEEMDEYNPSGRYSTPELWNFEAGRKATLKEVISFISNDMKPVKRKRT from the exons ATGGATGTTCCACCTCCACCTGATGAAGAGTCCGAGATCAGCGAGTCAGAGATCGATGACTACTCCCAAAAACCCTACCTGAAACTCCAAACCGGGCATTACAAGGTTAAGAAGGTGAACGGAACGCTGAGATGCCCCTTTTGTTCAGGCAAGAAGAAGCAAGACTACAAATACAAGGAGCTGATGGCGCATGCTTCTGGTGTCTCCAAAGGATCCGTCAGCAGAAGTGCTAAACAGAAGGCTAATCATCTCGCCTTGGCTAAGTACTTAGAGACCGAACTTGCTGGTAGTGGTCATGCAGAGCCTCTTCCACGACGCCCTCAGTTAAAAGAGACAGAACCAAAACCGGGTGAGGTTTACGTCTGGCCGTGGATGGGGATTGTGATGAATCCTTTGAAAGAAACTGATGACGACAAGGAGGTTATACTCGATTCGGGGTATTGGTTGAAGCGTCTTTCTAGGTTCAAGCCTGTTGATGTGAATGTGTTCTTGGTTCAAAAAGATTGTGTT GTTGCGGTTGTTGCTGAGTTTAACAGCGACTGGAGTGGGTTTGCGAGTGCGACAGAGCTTGAGAAGGAGTTTGAGAGGGAAGGCTGCAGCAAAAAGGAGTGGGTAGAGAAGAGGGGAGATTCTGAGTCCAAGGCTTATGGATGGTGCGCACGTGCGGAAGACTATAACTCTGAAGGACCCATCGGTGAGTACCTCTCCAAGGAGGGGAAGCTAAGAACCGTTTCAGATATCTCTCAAGAAAAAGCTGAGGATAGAAACAGTGTTCTTGAAGAACTCTCGAGTATGATCGCTATGACTAATGAGGATCTGAACAAGGTTCAGTACAGTTACAACGAGACGGCTATGTTACTGAAGAGGGTCAAGGACCAGAAGAAAAACTTGGACGAAGCTTATGCAGAAG AAACAAAGAAGATGCATCAGATGTCGATTCGCAGTATCCAGAAGATCCTTGAAGATAAAGAGAGGCTAAGCAATGAACTGGAAGCAAAGATGCTGAGACTAAAGAACTGGTCCAAAGAGTTGGAGAAAAAGGAAACACTAACTGAACTGGAGAGACAAAAGTTGGATGAAGAGAAGAAAAAG AATGATGCTATGAACATTTCCCTCAAGTTAGCCTCCCATGAGCAGGAGAAGGCTGACCAGAACGTTTTGAGGCTTTTGGAAGAGCATAAG AGGCAAAAAGATGAGGCTATGGGCAAGATCCTTGAGCTTAAGACACAGCTAGACACCAGACAGACACTGGAAATGGAGATCCAGGAGCTGAAAGGCAAATTACAAGTGATGAAGCATTTGGGGGATGTTGGTACT GAAGTGGTCGACGAAGAGGATGAGAAGCTGAAGAAGCTTAAAGGCGAGTGGGGAGAAGAGGTGCACGACGCTGTTAAAACAGCTCTGGAGGAAATGGATGAGTATAATCCAAGTGGTCGATACAGCACCCCAGAACTTTGGAATTTCGAAGCAGGAAGGAAAGCAACATTGAAGGAAGTGATTAGTTTCATTTCCAACGATATGAAACCTGTGAAACGCAAAAGAACCTGA
- the LOC106307294 gene encoding Golgi SNAP receptor complex member 1-1 has translation MDVPSSWDALRKQARKIEAQLDEQMHSYRRLVSTKALIKSDGAESDLEAGIDSLLRQLQQVNAQMQAWVSSGGSEMVSHTLTRHQEILQDLTQEFYRHRSSLRAKQEHASLLEDFREFDRTRLDLEDGDGSTEQALLKENVGINRNAAQMDGVISQAQATLGTLVFQRSTFGGINSKLSNVTSRLPTVNTILSAIKRKKSMDTIILSLVAAVCTFLIFIYWLTK, from the exons ATGGACGTTCCTAGCTCTTGGGATGCTTTACGCAAACAG GCTAGGAAGATTGAAGCTCAGCTTGACGAGCAGATGCATTCATATCGCAGACTCGTTTCCACAAAGGCTCTGATAAAGTCAGATGGTGCAGAGAGTGACCTTGAAGCTGGGATTGACTCACTGCTTAGGCAACTGCAACAAGTTAATGCTCAGATGCAAGCTTGGGTTTCTTCAGGTGGTTCAGAGATGGTCTCTCATACTTTAACTCGTCATCAGGAGATCCTTCAGGATCTGACACAG GAGTTTTATCGACACCGATCAAGTCTTAGAGCGAAACAAGAGCATGCTTCACTTCTTGAGGACTTTAGAGAATTTGATCGGACTAGGTTAGACTTAGAAGATGGGGATGGCTCTACGGAACAAGCCTTGCTCAAAGAAAACGTGGGAATCAACCGCAATGCAGCTCAG ATGGATGGTGTCATTTCACAAGCTCAGGCAACACTTGGTACACTCGTGTTTCAGCGCTCAACTTTTGGAGGCATCAACTCTAAGCTTAGCAATGTCACCAGCCGTCTACCCACG GTGAACACTATTCTGTCAGCGATAAAGAGGAAAAAGTCAATGGATACAATCATTCTTTCACTAGTTGCGGCTGTATGCACGTTTCTCATATTCATCTACTGGTTAACCAAGTAA
- the LOC106309326 gene encoding DCN1-like protein 5 translates to MEALLWVDTYKKVAVPIVRRSDFFSSSRSFRSWWWWWWWWWWYSFLFFCVSLLIYYYFFSPSSAASKKKSDSITSSTTDLFRSGPSKATSKEMDRIDHLFNQYANTSSNLIDPEGIEELCSNLEVPHTDIRILMLAWKMKAEKQGYFTQEEWRRGLKALRADTLSKLKKALPELEKEVRRQSNFADFYAYAFRYCLTEEKQKSIDIETICQLLDIVMGSTFRAQVDYFVEYLKIQNDYKVINMDQWMGFYRFCNEISFPEMTEYNPELAWPLVLDSFVEWISEKQA, encoded by the exons ATGGAAGCTTTGTTATGG GTAGATACATATAAAAAGGTTGCGGTACCAATCGTCCGTCGCTCAGATTTCTTTTCCTCATCTAGAAGCTTTCGTTCGTGGTGGTGGTGGTGGTGGTGGTGGTGGTGGTACTCTTTCCTCTTCTTCTGTGTTTCTCTGCTTATTTATTACTACTTCTTCTCTCCGTCTTCTGCAGCATCGAAGAAGAAGTCTGATTCAATCACGTCTTCCACCACCGATCTCTTTCGCTCAG GTCCGAGTAAGGCGACGAGTAAAGAGATGGATCGAATAGACCATTTGTTTAATCAATACGCCAATACATCTTCCAACCTCATCGA CCCTGAAGGAATAGAGGAGCTATGCTCCAACTTGGAAGTGCCTCATACTGATATCAGAATCTTGATGCTTGCTTG GAAAATGAAAGCTGAGAAACAAGGTTACTTTACGCAG GAGGAGTGGAGAAGAGGTCTTAAGGCTTTAAGAGCTGATACACTCAGTAAACTGAAGAAAGCCCTTCCCGAGCTTGAGAAAGAG GTCAGGCGGCAATCAAATTTTGCAGATTTCTATGCTTATGCCTTCCGCTATTGTTTAACAG AGGAAAAACAGAAGAGCATAGACATAGAGACTATATGTCAACTTCTGGATATTGTCATGGGATCTACTTTCCGAGCCCAAGTTGACTACTTTGTCGAGTATTTAAAG ATCCAAAACGACTACAAAGTCATAAACATGGATCAATGGATGGGCTTTTACAGGTTCTGCAATGAG ATAAGTTTCCCGGAGATGACGGAATACAATCCAGAGCTTGCATGGCCATTGGTTCTCGACAGTTTTGTTGAGTGGATTAGTGAAAAGCAAGCCTGA
- the LOC106309683 gene encoding eukaryotic translation initiation factor 5B-like isoform X1: MANRSDDVTRLMDRDVGTIPNYSGEESSGREESESFGKEIYIMDFKRSGEGVLAVASTTYSLNELVEFLESPTVKIPVGALDLGTITPVEIWKAFEMSDRKRYFSTILAFDVDVTPEAIQLAEQLQVKVICGGMLERLHYQFKEHIEELGEDPIMEDEAIFPGILSILPKAVFSKEDPIVLGVLVVEGFIKVGVPISYVRTAGCLDLGRIAWIEKHRQPVDVASLGDTVIIKIVASSNPEEKRQALSFGSHYDTSDDILVTRISRGSLFALRDHHKDKLSFSDMKVLSDLKRVLNIKRDHAIRGLS, from the exons ATGGCGAATCGGAGTGACGA TGTGACTAGGTTAATGGATCGAGATGTTGGTACGATACCTAATTATTCTGGAGAAGAAAGCTCTGGGAGG GAGGAGTCTGAAAGCTTTGGAAAAGAAATCTATATTATGGATTTTAAGAGAAGTGGCGAGGGTGTTCTTGCTGTAGCTTCTACCACTTATTCCTTGAATGAATTGGTCGAGTTCTTGGAATCCCCGACCGTGAAGATTCCTGTTGGAGCTCTGGACTTAGGAACGATCACCCCTGTGGAGATCTGGAAGGCCTTTGAAATGAGTGACCGGAAACGCTACTTCTCCACTATCTTGGCCTTTGATGTGGACGTTACTCCTGAGGCAATTCAACTTGCGGAACAGTTGCAAGTCAAAGTCATCTGTGGTGGTATGCTTGAAAGGCTGCATTACCAGTTCAAAGAACATATCGAAGAGCTGGGAGAGGACCCTATAATGGAGGATGAAGCAATCTTCCCAGGCATCCTCAGCATCTTACCCAAAGCTGTGTTCAGCAAGGAAGACCCTATTGTCCTCGGTGTCTTAGTTGTTGAGGGTTTCATTAAG GTAGGAGTTCCCATATCCTATGTCCGGACTGCTGGTTGTCTGGATTTAGGACGTATTGCATGGATTGAGAAACACCGCCAACCCGTCGATGTTGCTAGTCTAGGCGATACCGTCATTATCAAG ATTGTTGCATCATCAAACCCGGAAGAAAAGAGACAAGCACTTAGCTTTGGAAGCCATTATGACACTAGTGATGATATCCTTGTCACTCGTATTTCTAGGGGATCTCTCTTTGCCCTCCGAGATCATCACAAG GATAAACTATCCTTCAGCGACATGAAAGTGCTTTCTGATCTCAAACGCGTTCTCAATATCAA GAGAGACCACGCAATAAGGGGACTCAGTTGA
- the LOC106309683 gene encoding eukaryotic translation initiation factor 5B-like isoform X2 encodes MANRSDDVTRLMDRDVGTIPNYSGEESSGREESESFGKEIYIMDFKRSGEGVLAVASTTYSLNELVEFLESPTVKIPVGALDLGTITPVEIWKAFEMSDRKRYFSTILAFDVDVTPEAIQLAEQLQVKVICGGMLERLHYQFKEHIEELGEDPIMEDEAIFPGILSILPKAVFSKEDPIVLGVLVVEGFIKVGVPISYVRTAGCLDLGRIAWIEKHRQPVDVASLGDTVIIKIVASSNPEEKRQALSFGSHYDTSDDILVTRISRGSLFALRDHHKDKLSFSDMKVLSDLKRVLNIK; translated from the exons ATGGCGAATCGGAGTGACGA TGTGACTAGGTTAATGGATCGAGATGTTGGTACGATACCTAATTATTCTGGAGAAGAAAGCTCTGGGAGG GAGGAGTCTGAAAGCTTTGGAAAAGAAATCTATATTATGGATTTTAAGAGAAGTGGCGAGGGTGTTCTTGCTGTAGCTTCTACCACTTATTCCTTGAATGAATTGGTCGAGTTCTTGGAATCCCCGACCGTGAAGATTCCTGTTGGAGCTCTGGACTTAGGAACGATCACCCCTGTGGAGATCTGGAAGGCCTTTGAAATGAGTGACCGGAAACGCTACTTCTCCACTATCTTGGCCTTTGATGTGGACGTTACTCCTGAGGCAATTCAACTTGCGGAACAGTTGCAAGTCAAAGTCATCTGTGGTGGTATGCTTGAAAGGCTGCATTACCAGTTCAAAGAACATATCGAAGAGCTGGGAGAGGACCCTATAATGGAGGATGAAGCAATCTTCCCAGGCATCCTCAGCATCTTACCCAAAGCTGTGTTCAGCAAGGAAGACCCTATTGTCCTCGGTGTCTTAGTTGTTGAGGGTTTCATTAAG GTAGGAGTTCCCATATCCTATGTCCGGACTGCTGGTTGTCTGGATTTAGGACGTATTGCATGGATTGAGAAACACCGCCAACCCGTCGATGTTGCTAGTCTAGGCGATACCGTCATTATCAAG ATTGTTGCATCATCAAACCCGGAAGAAAAGAGACAAGCACTTAGCTTTGGAAGCCATTATGACACTAGTGATGATATCCTTGTCACTCGTATTTCTAGGGGATCTCTCTTTGCCCTCCGAGATCATCACAAG GATAAACTATCCTTCAGCGACATGAAAGTGCTTTCTGATCTCAAACGCGTTCTCAATATCAAGTAA
- the LOC106311254 gene encoding E3 ubiquitin-protein ligase UPL5-like has product MLMMVPNANHFNKKIIRIHRDNLLAESFQQISDASSESLQHGISVEFIDEQGVGDGVTREWFELVSNEIFISKEVQVEEEVEVEVEEVEVEEEVEVVHPFHVPCSDFTRRFSPNPIFVEWEQFEFAGRLMGLALIHNMQLNVFLDSAFFLHLAGVVICLEDIKETEPELHKTLKSMLEGHGLEDLTFEIDIQTGKNVYSLEDLCEDGSSTDVTMENVAKYVHLYLQHRFVKTISKQSSFFAKGFTDLLLGSSPHKSFFQVLSLEDLDLIFGGDQVGIRIEDWKNHTIYGGEGYGYQATDKQILWFWEVVEGMSKEQQMNLLKFWTSTSYLPHGGIGGLSRKLQILKIEQEYPTSATCLYSLKLPPYDTFENMKFWLEFVAEEENCRGFGMQ; this is encoded by the exons ATGTTGATGATGGTTCCTAACGCGAATCACTTCAACAAGAAGATTATCAGAATTCACAGGGATAATCTATTAGCAGAATCGTTCCAGCAAATAAGTGATGCAAGCTCTGAGTCACTCCAACACGGGATTTCTGTAGAGTTTATAGATGAACAAGGCGTCGGGGATGGCGTTACTCGGGAATGGTTCGAGCTTGTATCTAATGAGATTTTCATTTCTAAAGAAGTACAAGTTGAGGAAGAAGTAGAAGTAGAAGTAGAAGAAGTAGAAGTTGAGGAAGAAGTAGAAGTTGTTCATCCATTCCATGTTCCATGTTCTGACTTTACAAGAAGATTCTCTCCCAATCCAA TATTCGTTGAATGGGAACAGTTTGAGTTTGCAGGTCGTTTGATGGGTCTTGCACTGATCCACAACATGCAACTGAATGTGTTTCTCGACAGTGCCTTTTTCTTACATCTTGCTGGAGTGGTAATCTGCTTAGAAGACATAAAAGAAACTGAACCAGAGCTGCACAAGACTTTGAAGTCAATGTTAGAAGGACATGGTCTTGAAGATTTGACATTTGAGATTGATATTCAGACAGGGAAAAATGTCTACTCCTTAGAGGACCTGTGTGAAGATGGATCTTCAACAGATGTTACAATGGAAAATGTAGCCAAGTATGTGCATCTTTATCTACAACATAGGTTTGTGAAGACTATCTCCAAACAGTCATCTTTTTTTGCAAAGGGGTTCACTGATTTGCTTTTGGGTTCTTCACCTCATAAGTCATTCTTCCAAGTCTTGAGTTTGGAAGATTTGGATCTCATTTTTGGGGGAGATCAAGTTGGAATCAGGATAGAAGACTGGAAAAATCATACAATCTATGGAGGAGAGGGCTATGGATATCAAGCCACTGATAAACAGATTTTGTGGTTTTGGGAAGTAGTTGAGGGGATGAGTAAGGAACAGCAGATGAACTTACTGAAGTTTTGGACATCGACTTCTTATTTACCGCATGGAGGAATTGGGGGGTTATCGAGAAAGCTTCAGATTTTGAAAATTGAACAAGAATATCCAACATCTGCCACATGTTTGTATAGTCTCAAACTCCCACCATATGACACCTTTGAGAACATGAAGTTTTGGCTTGAGTTTGTCGCTGAAGAGGAAAACTGCAGAGGATTTGGGATGCAATGA